Proteins found in one Roseovarius pelagicus genomic segment:
- a CDS encoding J domain-containing protein, which produces MTKSDPFGFDMSVSSAKKKNPRGRRGMSGASETSTRLCEHEGCEEPGKYRAPRAPDVLDEFLWFCQQHAREYNLKWNFFDGTTEAELNAQMSKDKVWERETKPMGDPEARAWARLGIEDPHQVLGVNATRNPGKSRSGQRKLPPTERQAIDILEADDNWTKAEIRKAYKSLIKVLHPDINGGDRSQEEQLQQVVWAWDQIKQSRNFK; this is translated from the coding sequence ATGACCAAGTCAGATCCATTTGGTTTCGATATGTCCGTATCATCCGCCAAGAAGAAAAACCCGCGCGGCCGGCGTGGCATGTCAGGCGCGTCCGAGACATCGACCCGCCTGTGCGAGCACGAAGGCTGTGAGGAGCCGGGCAAGTACCGCGCGCCCAGAGCGCCGGATGTGCTGGACGAATTCCTGTGGTTCTGCCAGCAGCACGCGCGCGAATATAACCTCAAGTGGAACTTCTTTGACGGCACCACCGAGGCCGAGCTGAACGCGCAGATGTCCAAGGACAAGGTTTGGGAGCGCGAGACAAAGCCGATGGGCGACCCCGAAGCGCGCGCATGGGCGCGGCTGGGCATCGAGGATCCGCATCAGGTGCTGGGCGTCAACGCCACCCGCAACCCCGGCAAGTCGCGGTCCGGCCAGCGCAAGCTGCCACCGACCGAACGTCAGGCTATTGATATTCTCGAAGCGGATGACAACTGGACCAAGGCCGAAATTCGCAAGGCCTATAAATCGCTGATCAAGGTGTTGCACCCTGATATCAACGGTGGCGACCGCAGTCAGGAAGAGCAGCTGCAACAGGTCGTCTGGGCATGGGACCAGATCAAACAGAGCCGGAACTTCAAGTAA
- a CDS encoding dipeptide ABC transporter ATP-binding protein — translation MSGAAPIIEVNSLSVGFTGLSGRTLPVLHSVDLSVARGQSVGLVGESGSGKSTLALAAMGYLKSGLRVLAGTVQFDGHDMFAQRRRGLESIRGGQLGLVPQNAGQSLTPTMRIGRQMAEALRLHSPLPRSDHTARALELLTQVRLPDPETIYTRFPHELSGGQQQRVAIAMALAGDPDALLLDEPTTGLDVTTQAHLLDLLRDLAQARNMAMLYVSHDLGVIARTCDRVMVMYAGEVVLEGDARDVLRAPLHPYARGLLASIPRLGDTHLPVALEGRPPAPGEARTGCAFAPRCALARGDCRAAPVTMHDAGGGMHTRCLHHNEVAALPKDGAGATAVHVAQEGPVALSLEGMAICYAQPTLWDRLIGAEPPTSTVQGITTQIARGETLGLVGESGSGKSTILKAIAGLLAPLSGTIALDGDTALPPLVANRRPDHLRRVQLIFQNPDDSLNPRHTVAQLLAQPLTLYHGLAGTELRARQEALLEQVRLGAHYLSRLPGQLSGGEKQRVAIARAFAADPDIVLCDEVTSALDVSVQAAVLELLNDLKAARAATYVFVSHDLAVVRALADRVAVLYQGRLCEIGPAAAVYGRPSHPYTEVLLGAVLEPDPDAAPRLLANDAADLAPPATGCPFQRRCPRHMGDICNTVSPPARASADGHLIYCHLDKDTLDTAR, via the coding sequence ATGAGCGGCGCAGCCCCCATCATCGAAGTCAACAGCCTCAGCGTGGGCTTTACCGGCCTCTCGGGCCGGACCCTGCCGGTCCTGCACAGCGTCGACCTGAGCGTTGCGCGCGGGCAGAGCGTCGGGCTGGTGGGCGAATCCGGGTCCGGCAAGAGCACATTGGCACTGGCGGCAATGGGATACCTCAAATCCGGGCTGCGCGTGCTGGCCGGCACCGTGCAATTTGACGGGCACGACATGTTTGCCCAGCGGCGGCGCGGGTTGGAGTCGATCCGGGGCGGGCAGTTGGGGCTGGTGCCGCAGAATGCAGGGCAGTCGTTGACGCCGACCATGCGCATCGGACGGCAGATGGCCGAGGCGCTGCGTCTGCACAGCCCCCTGCCCCGATCGGACCATACCGCCCGCGCGCTGGAGTTGCTGACGCAGGTGCGACTGCCCGACCCGGAAACGATCTATACCCGGTTCCCGCATGAACTGTCCGGTGGGCAGCAACAACGGGTGGCGATCGCGATGGCGCTGGCCGGTGATCCCGATGCGTTGTTGTTGGATGAGCCGACGACTGGTCTGGATGTGACGACGCAGGCGCATCTTCTGGACCTGCTGCGCGATCTGGCGCAGGCGCGAAACATGGCGATGCTGTATGTCAGTCACGATCTGGGGGTGATCGCGCGGACCTGTGACCGGGTGATGGTGATGTATGCGGGCGAAGTCGTGCTGGAGGGTGACGCGCGCGACGTACTGCGCGCGCCGTTGCACCCCTATGCGCGCGGTTTGCTGGCCTCGATCCCACGGCTGGGCGACACGCATCTGCCGGTGGCGCTGGAGGGTCGCCCACCCGCACCGGGCGAGGCCCGCACCGGCTGCGCCTTTGCACCGCGTTGCGCATTGGCGCGTGGTGACTGCCGCGCCGCGCCGGTGACGATGCACGATGCAGGCGGCGGAATGCACACGCGATGCCTGCATCACAATGAAGTGGCCGCCCTGCCCAAGGACGGGGCTGGCGCCACGGCGGTGCATGTCGCGCAAGAGGGTCCTGTGGCCTTATCGCTGGAGGGCATGGCAATCTGCTATGCCCAGCCGACGCTATGGGATCGGTTGATCGGGGCCGAGCCGCCAACATCAACGGTGCAGGGAATCACCACGCAAATCGCGCGCGGCGAGACATTGGGCCTGGTGGGCGAAAGCGGCAGCGGCAAATCGACCATTCTGAAGGCCATCGCCGGATTGCTGGCACCGTTGAGCGGTACCATCGCGCTGGACGGTGACACAGCATTGCCGCCGCTGGTTGCGAACCGTCGCCCGGACCATCTGCGCCGCGTGCAACTGATTTTCCAGAATCCTGATGACAGCCTCAACCCGCGCCATACCGTGGCGCAATTGCTGGCGCAGCCGTTAACGCTGTATCACGGGCTGGCGGGTACTGAACTGCGCGCCCGTCAGGAGGCGTTATTGGAACAGGTCCGGCTGGGCGCGCATTACCTGAGCCGCCTGCCGGGCCAGCTATCGGGTGGCGAGAAGCAACGCGTGGCCATCGCCCGTGCCTTTGCCGCCGATCCCGATATCGTGCTTTGCGACGAGGTGACATCGGCGCTGGACGTGTCGGTGCAGGCAGCGGTTCTGGAACTGCTCAATGATCTGAAGGCAGCGCGCGCGGCGACCTATGTGTTCGTCAGCCACGATCTGGCTGTTGTCCGCGCGTTGGCAGACCGCGTTGCAGTGCTGTATCAGGGGCGTCTGTGCGAGATCGGCCCGGCTGCTGCGGTTTATGGCCGTCCATCTCATCCCTATACCGAGGTGCTGTTGGGCGCTGTGCTGGAGCCGGATCCGGATGCCGCGCCGCGGCTGTTGGCCAATGATGCCGCGGATCTTGCACCGCCCGCGACGGGATGCCCGTTTCAGCGGCGGTGCCCGCGTCATATGGGCGACATCTGTAACACGGTGTCCCCTCCGGCGCGCGCATCGGCAGATGGGCACCTCATCTATTGTCATTTGGACAAGGACACGCTGGATACCGCCCGTTAG
- a CDS encoding fasciclin domain-containing protein, with amino-acid sequence MAGNTNTETGTEQIATANPMVGGASMFADKNIIENAVNSADHTTLVAAVQAAGLVDTLSGEGPFTVFAPTNDAFAALPEGTVETLLKPENKDQLTKILTCHVVGADAMSDAIMGMIDDDGGSHVVPTLGGCKLDATYDNGQITLKDEQGQMIHVTIADVKQSNGVIHVVDGVILPAM; translated from the coding sequence ATGGCCGGTAACACCAACACCGAAACCGGGACCGAGCAGATCGCGACCGCCAATCCGATGGTCGGCGGCGCGTCGATGTTCGCAGACAAGAATATCATCGAGAACGCGGTAAACTCCGCCGATCACACCACGCTTGTCGCTGCCGTTCAGGCCGCCGGACTGGTCGACACGCTGTCGGGTGAGGGTCCGTTTACGGTATTCGCCCCGACAAACGACGCGTTCGCGGCGCTGCCCGAGGGCACCGTCGAAACCCTGCTGAAGCCCGAGAACAAGGATCAGCTGACCAAGATCCTGACCTGCCACGTGGTTGGCGCCGACGCGATGTCGGACGCGATCATGGGGATGATTGACGATGATGGTGGCAGCCATGTCGTGCCCACGCTGGGCGGATGCAAGCTTGATGCCACCTATGACAACGGCCAGATCACGCTCAAGGATGAGCAGGGCCAGATGATCCACGTGACCATCGCAGATGTGAAACAGTCTAATGGCGTCATCCATGTTGTCGATGGTGTCATCCTGCCCGCGATGTAA
- a CDS encoding OsmC family protein: MKRRASATWQGDLKTGKGTISTQSGAMKDNPYGFNTRFEDAPGTNPEELVGAAHAGCYAMAMTLGLADKGVTADQIDAKAQVTLDEVDGGFAVTKVHLDVTARIPGISAADFQEVAEATKKNCPISKLLNAEITLDAKLES; the protein is encoded by the coding sequence ATGAAACGCAGAGCATCCGCCACATGGCAAGGCGACCTGAAAACCGGCAAAGGCACCATCAGTACCCAGAGCGGGGCGATGAAAGACAACCCTTACGGATTTAACACCCGTTTTGAGGACGCCCCCGGTACCAACCCCGAGGAACTGGTCGGCGCGGCCCACGCGGGCTGCTATGCGATGGCCATGACGCTGGGCTTGGCGGACAAGGGCGTGACAGCCGATCAGATCGACGCCAAGGCACAGGTGACACTGGATGAGGTCGATGGTGGCTTTGCCGTGACCAAGGTGCATCTGGACGTCACCGCCCGCATCCCCGGCATCAGCGCAGCGGATTTCCAGGAGGTTGCCGAAGCGACCAAGAAGAATTGCCCGATTTCCAAACTGCTGAATGCCGAAATCACGCTCGATGCCAAGCTGGAAAGCTGA
- a CDS encoding PACE efflux transporter, whose protein sequence is MDIMEKAILRSGRDRLRYTVIFELLLMAMLIPAGAVFFDKPMMDIGVLGAMLSVKAMLLNLVYNWAFDQLDARAGRVSSARSHWGRILHALGFEVSLTITSLPIYVLWLQVSVVDALMADIVITSFVVGYTYVFTLIYDKAFPLVGPRAIRT, encoded by the coding sequence ATGGATATTATGGAAAAGGCAATCCTCAGGTCCGGGCGGGACCGGCTGCGGTACACGGTCATTTTCGAGCTTTTGCTCATGGCGATGCTGATCCCCGCCGGGGCCGTGTTCTTTGACAAACCGATGATGGATATCGGCGTGCTGGGCGCGATGCTGTCGGTTAAAGCGATGTTGCTGAACCTTGTCTACAACTGGGCTTTTGACCAGTTGGATGCCCGCGCCGGGCGGGTATCCAGCGCCCGGTCACACTGGGGGCGGATTCTGCACGCGCTGGGATTCGAGGTATCGCTGACAATCACGTCGCTGCCGATTTACGTGCTGTGGTTACAAGTCAGCGTGGTTGATGCACTGATGGCAGATATTGTCATCACGTCCTTCGTGGTCGGTTATACGTATGTCTTTACGCTGATCTACGACAAAGCGTTTCCGCTTGTCGGCCCTCGGGCCATCAGAACCTGA
- a CDS encoding BolA family protein: MNRSAEIRTALEAAFETEHLEVIDESEAHRGHAGYPEGGQSHFRVRMRAPALHGQSRLAKHRAVHAAIGPDLIGQIHALALEVDG; the protein is encoded by the coding sequence ATGAACAGATCGGCAGAAATTCGTACGGCATTGGAAGCCGCGTTCGAGACCGAGCATCTCGAGGTCATCGACGAAAGCGAGGCGCATCGCGGTCACGCGGGTTATCCAGAGGGCGGGCAGTCGCATTTTCGCGTGCGTATGCGCGCGCCTGCGCTGCATGGCCAGAGCCGTCTCGCCAAACATCGCGCCGTGCATGCCGCCATCGGCCCGGATTTGATCGGGCAAATACACGCATTGGCGCTGGAGGTTGACGGCTAA
- a CDS encoding ABC transporter permease: MSDAAQPRTAFRARRIWRVLRDVAARPSGAVGVTLIGFHVLLAAFGPWIVPFDTNAMSSAEMLETPSARHWMGTDHLGRDILSRVMMGGREALFVTGLATPLAMLWGGFTGMALGLAGGRIDEAMMRLVDAFLSLPGILILLVLVMTFGTGNHVLIPTLGFLFGIPVIRVARAATHEVIARDFIAAAHARGHSAMTIIGTELLPNVRDVMMVEGAMRWSWMLLAFSSLSFLGFGVSPPTPDWGLMIADGRIYMSLALWGVLGPVIALSSLIIGINLAADALAKSLGIDRARKAAI, translated from the coding sequence ATGAGTGATGCAGCGCAGCCCCGGACCGCGTTTCGTGCGCGGCGTATCTGGCGTGTGTTGCGCGATGTAGCCGCGCGGCCCTCGGGGGCCGTTGGCGTGACCTTGATCGGCTTCCACGTCTTGCTGGCGGCATTTGGCCCGTGGATCGTGCCGTTTGACACCAACGCGATGAGTTCCGCAGAAATGCTGGAGACGCCCAGCGCCCGGCACTGGATGGGCACCGATCATCTGGGGCGTGACATCCTGAGCCGCGTGATGATGGGCGGACGCGAGGCGCTGTTCGTGACCGGGCTGGCCACACCGCTGGCGATGCTGTGGGGCGGGTTCACCGGCATGGCGCTGGGGCTGGCGGGTGGCCGGATCGACGAGGCGATGATGCGGCTTGTGGATGCCTTCCTGTCGTTACCCGGCATCCTGATCCTGTTGGTTTTGGTGATGACCTTTGGCACGGGCAACCATGTGCTGATCCCGACGCTTGGTTTTCTCTTTGGCATTCCTGTCATTCGTGTCGCTAGGGCGGCCACGCATGAGGTGATCGCGCGTGATTTCATTGCTGCCGCCCATGCGCGCGGGCACAGCGCCATGACCATCATCGGCACCGAATTGCTGCCCAATGTACGCGATGTGATGATGGTCGAGGGGGCAATGCGCTGGTCGTGGATGTTGCTGGCGTTCTCGTCGCTGTCATTTCTGGGGTTTGGCGTTTCCCCGCCAACCCCGGACTGGGGGCTGATGATCGCGGATGGACGGATATACATGTCGCTCGCGCTCTGGGGCGTATTGGGGCCGGTCATTGCGCTGAGTTCGCTGATCATTGGGATCAATCTGGCGGCAGATGCGTTGGCCAAATCGCTGGGCATCGACCGCGCCCGCAAGGCGGCGATCTGA
- a CDS encoding DUF4177 domain-containing protein, giving the protein MIRYEYKVLTPPAKGVKAPGRKSAEARYAHAVELFLNAQAAEGWEYLRSDLLPGSERQGLTSSQTVYRTVLVFRRPMGDAAETVISEAQAVAEAVADAEEVDAKVASPVDREPEPPVEPETPEPDSPESDPEPEPDPKKPGKPD; this is encoded by the coding sequence ATGATCCGCTACGAATACAAGGTGCTGACCCCGCCCGCCAAGGGCGTCAAGGCACCGGGGCGAAAATCCGCAGAGGCGCGCTATGCCCATGCGGTCGAACTGTTCTTGAACGCGCAAGCCGCCGAAGGGTGGGAATACCTGCGCTCTGATCTGTTGCCCGGCAGCGAACGGCAAGGACTGACATCCAGCCAGACGGTATATCGCACGGTTCTGGTGTTTCGCCGTCCCATGGGCGACGCAGCCGAGACGGTGATCTCCGAAGCGCAGGCCGTGGCCGAAGCGGTGGCCGATGCCGAAGAGGTTGACGCCAAGGTAGCGTCGCCGGTCGATCGTGAGCCTGAGCCGCCGGTCGAGCCGGAAACGCCAGAGCCAGACAGCCCCGAATCCGACCCGGAGCCAGAGCCGGACCCAAAAAAACCGGGCAAGCCTGACTGA
- a CDS encoding anti-sigma factor translates to MSDDQQPYDRDDRVLAGEYTLGLLTPEEVSTFEARLVREPELRALYAAWAEDLAGMTDGITEVRPPRHLQNQIETQIFGVTEKPTLMQRLGLGWVSGSLAAAAVAVVIGLNAGLFDPVPRAPNDPAYVAQIAAEDGSLIVQAAYDAENGALFVQRDAGGAADGRALELWLIAGDNAPVSLGVLPEDQIASLTIPEALRAGLDGGVLAISDEPPGGSPTGAPTGAVLAVGAVSPA, encoded by the coding sequence ATGAGCGACGACCAGCAGCCATATGACAGGGACGATCGCGTTCTTGCGGGGGAATATACCCTCGGGCTGCTGACGCCCGAGGAGGTCAGCACGTTTGAGGCCCGTCTGGTGCGCGAACCCGAGTTGCGCGCACTCTATGCCGCTTGGGCCGAGGATTTGGCCGGCATGACCGACGGCATCACCGAAGTGCGACCACCCCGACATCTGCAAAACCAGATCGAAACCCAGATTTTCGGCGTGACGGAAAAACCAACCCTCATGCAGCGTCTGGGTCTTGGCTGGGTCAGCGGCAGTCTGGCCGCCGCTGCCGTAGCTGTGGTGATCGGGCTCAATGCCGGGCTCTTTGATCCTGTTCCGCGTGCGCCCAACGATCCGGCCTATGTAGCGCAGATCGCCGCCGAGGATGGCAGCCTGATCGTGCAGGCCGCCTATGACGCAGAAAACGGCGCGCTCTTTGTGCAGCGTGACGCGGGCGGGGCCGCCGACGGCCGCGCGCTAGAACTGTGGCTGATCGCGGGTGACAACGCACCTGTGTCGCTGGGCGTGCTGCCTGAGGACCAGATTGCCAGCCTCACCATCCCCGAAGCCCTGCGCGCTGGTCTGGACGGCGGCGTGCTGGCGATTTCGGACGAGCCTCCGGGCGGCTCACCCACCGGCGCGCCCACCGGGGCCGTTTTGGCGGTTGGTGCTGTCAGTCCGGCTTGA
- the msrB gene encoding peptide-methionine (R)-S-oxide reductase MsrB codes for MHRRHFITTTIAAGAVTALARPSLGAAEFEVTRTEAEWRARLSDAQYAVMREESTERAGSSPLDKQYADGTYHCRGCDLALYPSDTKYDSGTGWPSFYKALPNAIGTKEDRSFFSVRTECHCRRCGSHLGHIFDDGPAPTGKRHCLNGVSLVFKPA; via the coding sequence ATGCACCGACGTCATTTCATCACCACCACAATAGCGGCGGGCGCAGTGACCGCGCTGGCACGCCCATCACTGGGGGCCGCGGAATTCGAGGTCACACGTACCGAGGCCGAATGGCGCGCGCGACTTAGCGATGCGCAATACGCCGTGATGCGCGAGGAATCGACTGAACGCGCTGGCAGCTCGCCACTGGACAAACAATATGCTGACGGCACTTATCATTGCCGGGGCTGTGATCTGGCGCTTTATCCGTCAGATACCAAATACGACAGCGGCACTGGCTGGCCCAGCTTTTACAAAGCTCTGCCAAACGCCATCGGCACCAAGGAAGACCGCAGTTTTTTCTCGGTGCGGACCGAATGCCACTGCCGCCGCTGCGGCAGCCATCTGGGCCACATCTTTGACGATGGTCCGGCTCCGACGGGCAAACGCCACTGCCTGAATGGCGTCAGTCTGGTGTTCAAACCGGCCTAG
- a CDS encoding LysR family transcriptional regulator, which translates to MPSPDSLRAFVLAAELGSFSAAARRLNKAQSAVSTAIANLEIDIGFPLFDRSTRSPTLTPEGRAMLPHANGILLGTREFMAKAGSMAEGTEDRLGLVVETGIDLLPVFAILETFSETFPTLSLELLSTGPNDTGALLKEGRADLGLMVEQEDYPAGFQFRGVGHSTIVRVCGRDHPLAACVRPTYADLRQYRQIILRSRYHHPHPVGDEAKSALVWQAESPGLIVELVLRGLGWTELPMPSVASHIADGTLRQLTSEFQQSDQLVGIDVVWTEQRALGQAGQWLRDRLLAVPQDRWLGRRSG; encoded by the coding sequence ATGCCTTCACCGGATAGCCTGCGGGCCTTTGTCCTCGCTGCTGAACTCGGCTCATTTTCGGCCGCCGCGCGCCGATTGAACAAGGCGCAATCGGCTGTTTCGACAGCCATTGCCAATCTCGAAATCGATATCGGTTTTCCGCTTTTTGATCGCAGCACGCGCTCGCCGACCCTCACGCCCGAAGGTCGGGCGATGTTGCCCCATGCGAACGGAATATTGCTGGGAACACGAGAGTTCATGGCCAAGGCCGGGTCGATGGCCGAGGGGACAGAGGACCGGCTTGGCCTTGTTGTCGAAACCGGGATTGATCTGTTGCCGGTCTTTGCCATTCTCGAAACCTTCTCCGAAACGTTTCCAACATTGTCGCTGGAACTGCTGTCCACCGGACCCAATGATACCGGCGCGCTGCTAAAGGAAGGGCGCGCTGATCTGGGGCTGATGGTGGAGCAGGAAGATTATCCTGCCGGGTTTCAGTTTCGGGGTGTCGGGCACTCCACCATTGTCCGGGTGTGCGGGCGCGACCATCCGCTCGCCGCTTGCGTCCGCCCGACCTATGCCGATCTGCGCCAGTATCGCCAGATTATCCTGCGCAGCCGCTACCATCATCCTCATCCTGTCGGCGACGAAGCCAAGAGCGCGCTGGTCTGGCAGGCGGAAAGCCCCGGTTTGATCGTGGAACTGGTCCTGCGTGGCCTTGGCTGGACGGAACTGCCAATGCCCTCTGTTGCCAGCCACATCGCTGACGGAACACTGAGGCAATTGACCAGCGAATTTCAGCAAAGCGATCAACTCGTTGGCATTGATGTCGTCTGGACCGAACAGCGCGCTCTCGGGCAGGCGGGGCAATGGCTGCGTGACCGGCTGCTGGCCGTTCCGCAAGACAGGTGGCTGGGACGCAGGTCCGGCTAA
- a CDS encoding ABC transporter permease — protein sequence MLTLLLRRLVLGAITVVIVSVLIFAGVEALPGDACTAFLEREAQGALLEKCRADLGLDQSAVTRYLDWAGGAVRGDFGISAGGVESIASLVTDRLKNSALLAACALAVGVPLAIVLGVITGLWRDRPVDLLLSTTAILAMTIPEFVSATVLILIFSVWLRWIPGIVVAPADYPVSAFFPEIILPVIVLSMVMTAHILRMVRSSVIEVMAGDYVQMATLKGVPYWQVVFRHALPNALLPAINVVALTVAWLLGGVVVIEVVFNYPGMGRMMIDAISDRDLPVVQAIALIVAVTYVGVNLTADILTMVLNPRLRTYHMRRR from the coding sequence ATGCTGACGCTTTTGCTGCGCCGCCTCGTTCTGGGCGCAATCACTGTGGTGATCGTGTCGGTGCTGATCTTTGCAGGTGTCGAGGCCCTGCCCGGAGACGCCTGCACCGCGTTTCTGGAGCGCGAGGCGCAGGGCGCGCTGCTGGAGAAATGCCGCGCCGATCTGGGATTGGATCAATCTGCGGTCACGCGGTATCTTGACTGGGCTGGCGGCGCTGTGCGCGGCGATTTCGGGATATCGGCGGGCGGGGTAGAGAGCATCGCCTCACTGGTGACGGACCGGTTGAAGAATTCCGCATTGCTGGCGGCCTGCGCATTGGCGGTGGGTGTTCCGCTGGCCATCGTGCTGGGTGTCATCACCGGGCTATGGCGCGACCGGCCGGTTGATCTGCTGCTGTCGACCACGGCGATCTTGGCAATGACCATCCCCGAATTCGTATCGGCCACGGTGCTGATCCTCATTTTCTCGGTCTGGTTGCGCTGGATACCGGGGATCGTGGTGGCCCCCGCCGATTATCCGGTCTCGGCATTTTTTCCGGAGATTATCCTGCCGGTCATCGTGCTGAGCATGGTGATGACGGCGCATATCCTGCGCATGGTCCGGTCCTCGGTGATCGAGGTGATGGCGGGCGATTACGTGCAGATGGCCACGCTCAAGGGCGTACCCTACTGGCAAGTGGTGTTCCGCCATGCGCTGCCCAATGCGCTGCTACCTGCGATCAACGTCGTGGCGTTGACGGTGGCGTGGCTCTTGGGTGGGGTGGTGGTGATCGAAGTGGTGTTCAACTATCCCGGCATGGGGCGGATGATGATCGACGCCATATCCGACCGTGACCTGCCAGTGGTGCAAGCCATCGCGCTGATCGTGGCAGTGACCTATGTGGGCGTGAACCTGACGGCGGATATCCTGACGATGGTGCTGAACCCGCGCTTGCGCACGTATCACATGAGGCGCCGATGA
- a CDS encoding thioesterase family protein: protein MPQTAPKPDNAPFLTDLMEIEPEWIDYNGHLNMAYYTVLFDRGADQVYPLIGFGVDYAEARKLTTYTAEFHIRYMRELHLGDRVRVAFQLIDHDEKRFHSFQHLYHEDGWLAATAEGLTLHVDMTGPKVTPMPQDILDGLGRMQTAHDALPHPEGIGRRIGIGNSIRR from the coding sequence ATGCCACAGACCGCCCCAAAGCCCGACAATGCGCCATTTCTGACCGATCTGATGGAGATCGAGCCGGAGTGGATCGACTATAACGGGCATCTGAATATGGCCTATTACACGGTGCTGTTTGATCGCGGGGCGGATCAGGTCTATCCGTTGATTGGGTTCGGGGTGGATTATGCCGAGGCGCGCAAGCTGACCACATACACCGCCGAATTTCATATCCGCTACATGCGCGAGCTGCATCTGGGGGACCGGGTTCGGGTGGCGTTTCAGTTGATCGACCATGACGAGAAACGTTTTCACAGTTTTCAGCATCTCTATCATGAGGATGGCTGGCTGGCCGCGACGGCAGAGGGGCTGACGCTGCATGTGGACATGACCGGGCCAAAGGTGACGCCGATGCCACAGGATATTCTGGACGGTCTGGGCCGGATGCAGACCGCACATGACGCGCTGCCACACCCCGAGGGGATTGGGCGCAGGATCGGCATTGGCAACTCTATCCGGCGTTGA